Genomic window (Caldinitratiruptor microaerophilus):
GTGTCCCGCCCTCGAGGAGGGTGACCACGGGCGTGCGGTCGGTGACGGGAAGGTACGGACGGTAGGCGGCGATGACGCCGGGCCAGGGCATGGGTGGTCCTCCTCTTTCTCAGCCTTGGGCCAGCTGGGTGGCCTTGCGGGCGGCGTCGTCGAGGACCTTCCCGGCGACCTCCCGGCGCGCCAGGTCGGCGAACTCGCCCACCAGCATGGCCCCCAGGTCCTGCATCCCCCGCCGGCGGACGGAGACCGTGCCGCCGTCGACCTCGCGGTCGCCGACCACGAGGATGAAGGGGACCTTCTTCACCTCGGCCTCCCGGATCTTGTAGCCCACCTTCTCGTTGCGCAGGTCGGCGTCCGCCCGCAGGCCCCGGGCGCGCAGCTCCTCGGCCACCCGGAAGGCGTACTCGTGGTGCCGCTCGGCCACCGGCAGCACCCGGACCTGCTCGGGGGCCAGCCAGGCCGGGAAGGTGCCGGCGAAGTGCTCCGTGAGGATGCCGATGAACCGCTCGATCGACCCCATGACGGCCCGGTGGATCATCACGGGCCGCTTCTCCCGGCCGTCCCGGTCCACGTAGGTGAGGTCGAACTTCTCGGGCAGCTGGAAGTCGAGCTGGATGGTGGCGCACTGCCACTTGCGGCCGAGGGCGTCGGTGACGTCGAAGTCGAGCTTGGGGCCGTAGAAGGCGCCGTCGCCGGGGTTGAGCTTGTAGGGCCGGCCGGACTTCTCCAGCGCAGCCGCCAGCGCCGCCTCGGCGCGGTTCCAGGTCTCGATCTCGCCCATGAAGTCCTCAGGCCGGGTGGAGAGCTTCACCTCGTACTCGAGCCCGAGGGTGCCGTAGATCTCCTCGATGATCCCCAGCACCTCGCGGATCTGCTCCTCGATCTGGTCCTCCCGCACGAACAGGTGGGCGTCGTCCTGGTGGAAGCCGCGCACCCGCACGAGGCCGTGGAGCGCCCCGCTCACCTCGTACCGGCTGAGGGGGCCGTACTCGGCGATCTTGATGGGCAGGTCCCGGTACGAGCGCACCTCGGCCTTGTAGAGGAGGCAGTGGCCGGGGCAGTTCATCGGCTTGGTGGCGAACCACTCGTCCTCCGACCGGATCAGGAACATGTTCTGCCGGTAGTGCTGCCAGTGTCCCGAGGTCTCGTACAGCCGGGAGTGGAAGATCCAGGGGGTGCGGACCTCCTGGTACCCCCGCCGCTCCTGCACCTCCCGGGACCAGTTCTCCAGGGTCCGGTACAGGAGGTACCCCTTGGGCAGCCAGAAGGCGAAGCCGGGGGCCTCGTCCTTGAAGGCGTAGAGGTCGAGCTCGGCGCCGAGCCGGCGGTGGTCACGGCGCTTCGCCTCCTCCAGCCGGCGCAGGTAGAGGTCGAGGTCGGCCGGCTTCTCGAAGGAGGTGCCGTACAGGCGCTGGAGCTGCTTGTTGCGCTGGTCGCCCTCCCAGTAGGCCCCGGCCACGGAGAGGAGCTTGAAGGCCTTGAGCCGACCGGTCGACGGCACGTGCGGGCCCACGCACAGGTCAGCGAACTCGCCCTGGCGGTAGATGCTCACCGGCTCGCCCTCGGGGATGCGGTCGACCAGGAGGACCTTGTAGTCCTCGCCCCGCTCGGCGAAGAAGCGCTTCGCCCACTCGCGGTCGACCTCCTCGCGGACGATGGGGAGATCTTCCTGCACGATCCTCGCCATCTCCGCCTCGATCCGCGGGAAGTCGTCCGAGGAGATGGGCTGCGGCATGTCGATGTCGTAGTAGAACCCGTCCTCGAGCGGCGGCCCCACCGTGAGCTTGGCGTCCGGCCACAACCGCTTCACCGCCTGCGCCATGAGGTGCGCGCTGGAGTGGCGGAAGACCCGGCGGCCCTCCTCGTCGGCGAAGGTGAGGATGCGCAGGGAGCAGTCCTCCTGAAGCGGCGTGCTCAGGTCCCGCACCTCGCCGTCGATCTCGGCCGCCAGCGCCGCCCTCGCCAGGCGCGGCCCGAGGCTGCGGGCCACCTCCGCCGCCGTCGTCCCCCGGGGGAACAGGCGCTCCGAGCCGTCCGGAAGGCGCACGCGGATCTCGCCCGCTCCCACCTCGGGGCCTTGCTGCTTCTCCGGCTGTGCCATGGACTGGGCCTCCTCGTCCCGGCGGTATGGAAACGGCCCCCGTCCCGGTCAGGGACGGGGGCCGGATCGCTCCCGCGGTTCCACCCTGCTGCCCGGCGCCGCGGCGGCACCGGACGCTCGTACGCGCTGTAACGGGCGCAGGCCCGGCCGGTCTTACTCGGGGCGTTCCCCTTTCGCCGGCGGCTCCGGGGTGGTTTGCCGCAGTCCGTGCCGGGTGCGCTCGCAGCCGTGGCGCTCCCTCTCTGGGGCCGGTCCCGGCGGCCTTGTCCCCGTCTTCGCCATGCTGTCGCCGTCGACGCCCCCATTCTACGGCGCGTGCGCACGGCTGTCAACGCGGGGGAGGGGCAGCGTGTTCCTGGCGAGATGCGCGATGGCTGAGTGGGCCGGCGCGAATCGGTTTCCCAAGCCCTGCAACCCCGTGCCGCCCCGCGGAACGAACCGCAAAACGTGACAGTCGAACCTGGGGTCAGCCTGTCACCTTTTGCGTTTGCCCCCGCCTGCGGTGGCCGGTCGAGGGTCGCTGCAGACATGAGAACCCAGCAATTCAGACATAATGTGGACGTTATGTCGACAAGGCGGCTGCTTGTGGGCCCAGCAGGCGCACAAGTTGAGAGGCAAGCCGGCGGTTTGCCTCTCAAGATTTGCGTCTTCCCCTGCCCGCGGGCAGGGTGACGGAGAGCACGGGGCTCGGCTGACGGCACACGCAGTGGGCTGGGGCGAGGTGTGCGGACCGCGCGGGCCGGGGCCCACCCCGCGGGTGGACCCCGGCCCCACGAGCGTCCGCGGCAGGACCCGCCCGGTCGGCGGACCCGTCCGCCTCACATCCGCGTGAAGAGCGTCGAGAACACCAGGGCGACGATGCTCATGAGCTTGAGCAGGATGTTCAGGGAGGGACCGGACGTGTCCTTGAAGGGATCGCCCACGGTGTCCCCCACGACGGCCGCCTTGTGCGGGTCCGAGCGCTTGCCGCCGTAATGCCCGGCCTCGATGTACTTCTTCGCGTTGTCCCAGGCGCCTCCGGCGTTCGCCATCTTGATGGCCAGGAGCACGCCGCTCACCAGCGAGCCGGCCAGGAGGCCGCCCAGGGCGGTCTTGCTCCACAGCCCCACGGCGACCGGCACGACGACGGCCATGAGACCGGGGACGACCATCTCGCGCAGCGCCGCGGCGGTCGAGATGTCCACGCAGCGGGCGTAGTCGGGCTTCGCCTTGCCCTCCATGATCCCGGGGATCTCCCGGAACTGGCGGCGGACCTCCTCGATCATGCGGAAGGCGGCCCGGCCGACGGCCTGCATGGTCATCGAGCTGAACAGGTAGGGGAGCATGCCGCCGAGGAACAGGCCGACCACCAGCCGCGGGTCGGTGAGGCTGACCTCGTGGAGCTTGACGGCGGTGGCGTACGCGCTGAACAGCGCCAGGGCGGTCAGGGCCGCCGACCCGATGGCGAAGCCCTTGCCGATCGCCGCCGTCGTGTTGCCGACCGAGTCCAGGGTGTCGGTGATCTCCCGGACCGTGGGCAGGAGGCCGGACATCTCGGCGATGCCACCGGCGTTGTCGGCGATGGGGCCGTAGGCGTCGACGGAGACCGTGGTGGCGGTGGTGGAGAGCATCCCGACGCCCGCCAGGCCGATGGCGAAGATGCCGGCGGCGCCGCCGCCCGCCACGGTGTAGGCGAGCAGGATCGCCGCGGCGATCACGACGATGGGCCAGGCCGTCGAGCGCATGCCCACCGCCAGGCCGGCGATGATGTTCGTCGCCGGGCCGGTCTGCGACGCTTCGGCGATGCCCTTGACCGGCGCGTACTCCGCCGACGTGTAGTACTCGCTCAAGAGGCCGATGGCGATGCCGGCCGCCAGGCCGGCGAGGGTGGCCCAGAACCAGCGCAGGTCGCCGTACCCGAGGTAAGAGATGAGGAACACGGCGATGAGGGTGAGGATGCCACTGGCGAACGTGCCCGCGCGCAGCGCCCGGGCGGGGTCGTTGCCGCCCGCCGCCCGCACGAAGAAGGCCCCGATGATGGAGGCGACGATGCCGCCGGCAGCGATGATGAGCGGCAGCGTGGCAGGCAGCGGCGTCTGGCTCGTCGCCGCCTCGGCCGCGATGGCGATGGCGGCCACGACCGAGCCCACGTACGACTCGTACAGGTCGGCACCCATCCCGGCGACGTCGCCGACGTTGTCGCCCACGTTGTCCGCGATCACGGCGGGGTTGCGCGGGTCGTCCTCCGGGATGCCCGCCTCCACCTTGCCCACCAGGTCGGCGCCCACGTCCGCCGCCTTGGTGTAGATGCCGCCGCCGACCCGGGCGAAGAGGGCGACCGAGCTGGCGCCGAGGCTGAACCCGCTGACGACGCTGATGTCGCCCTGGAAGAGGTAGTAGACCACGCCCAGGCCCAGCATGCCCAGGCCGACCACCGAGAACCCCATGACCGAGCCGCCGGAGAAGGCGACGTCCAGGGCCGGAGCCAGGCCGCGGCGGGCCGCCTGGGTCGTGCGCACGTTGGCGAGCGTGGCCACCCGCATCCCGATGAAGCCAGCCAGCACCGACGTCACCGCGCCCGCCACGTAGGCGATGGCGGTCTCGGGCTTCATGACCTCTGACGGAGTGAGGAAACCGATGACCGCGATGATGACAGCGAGGGCCACGACGAAGATGGCCAGCGTCCGGTACTCCCGGGACAGGAACGCCATCGCGCCCTGCCGTATGGCTTGCGAGATCTCCTGCATGCGGGGCTCCCCGGGGTCCTGCTGCGCCACCCTGCTGGCCAGGAAGAACGCCATCAGGAGGGCCAGCGCGCCCGCTGCAGGAGCCAGCCAGGCCAGCTGCTCCATGAGTCCAGGTGACCTCCCCTGCCGACGGTTTGAACCCGCACTCCATTATGCACCATCCATGGTGCGGGAGGAAACCGGTTCCGCACTCGGGAAAGGCATTCCACACCGAGGAATCCCGGCGGGCTCGCCTTACCGCCGCCGGCGCGCGAGAGCGGCCGGCGCCGGGCCGGCCGCTCTCAGCACGTGGGGCAGCGGTCTTTTGGGACCTCCAGGTCGCACAGGGCACAGCCCGTGCAGTCCCGCACCCGGTCGCCGAAGACCCCGCGGAGGGTTGCCACGCCCCCTTCCCACACCGGCGGGACGGGCCCGTGGATCACCACCCGGCGCGGGGCGAGGGTGATCAGTGCGGAGATCAGGAGGTCCTCGTAGCTGACCTCGCTCTCCACCATCTCGACGACGAACTGTTCCAGGACCTCGCTGCGCAGCGTGTGGCCCTGGGGATCGACGAGCGAAAAGGAGCCGCCGGGCCGGATCCGGACGTGGACCTCGTCGACCCGCGGCTCCTGCACGTCCAGGAAGTACCGCAGCAGCCGGACGAACTCCCGTTCCTCCCGTTCCGTGAGGAAGTCGTCGACTGCCCGGTCCACCGCCTCCTCGAGCTCCTCGAGGTAGTCCCGCAGGCGGAAGTGCAGGAACCCCTCCACCACCAGCTCGGAGTTCTGGTCGAGGTACTCCCGCAGCTGGTTCAGGATGCGGGCCTTGCGCTCGCTGCGGCTGTGCCGGTCGCCGGCCGTCGCCCCCTCCCCGCCGAGGTTGCGATCGGCGTGATCCAGGATCCGGTCCTGCTCCTCCCGGGAGAAGTAGCAGTACTGGCCGTGGATCATCCGGCGGACGAGGTCCTTCTCCCACTTGTCCACGATCACGTCGGAGAGGGCGCTGGCCACCGTGTGCCGCAGGAGAGCCTCCGTGTCCGGCCCTTGGGGGTCCACGCTGCAGTCGAGGAAGGTGAACCGCCCCCGGTTGTGGAGACCGATCCGGACGTCGAAGCCCTCCCGCCGGAGGGAACGAAGCCCTTCGTCCAGGCGCTCGATGATTTCCTCGGCCCGGTGCTCCGTCCCGATGGAGATCGTTTGCACGGCCGATTCACCCCTCGCAAGGAGCGGTGATCCTGCCGGGCTAGTATATGTCGGGCCGGCGGCCCGGATGCGGCGCGCCGCGAGGCCGCTCCGCTCCAGGCGAAGCGGCCGTGCGCGCACCCGGCGTCCAGACTGCGGCGCCTGCCGGCTTCAGCGCGTCCCGATCAGGCTTTGGTAGAACTCGTAAATGGAGAATGCGAGCGCCATCGCCACCCGTTCCATGTGTTGTTCGTCGCGGAACCGGGCACGGTCGGCCCCGTTGGAGAGGAAGCCGAGCTCCACCAGCGCGGCGGGCGGCCGGCAGTTCCGGAGGACGTACAGGTCCGTCCGCGCGATCGGGGGTTCCCGCCGGCGGGCGAGGGGCGCCAGCGCCCGGTCGAGGCGCTCGGCCAGTTCGCGGCTGGCCGGCGCGTCCTTCTGGTAGAAGACGAGGAAGCCGCGCTCGGTCGGGTCCCGGCTGGAGTTGGCGTGGAGGCTCACCAGGAGCGCCGCCCCGCACTCGTGCGTGCGGCGCACCCGCTCGGCCAGGTCCCGCCGGTGCCGTCCCCGGGTCAGCGGGCCGCCGAGGTCCTCGTCACCCTCGCGGGTGAGGCGCACCGGCACGCCCATGGCTTCCAGGTGGCGGCGCAGGCGGAGGGCGACGTCGAGGGTGACGGCCTTCTCCAGGAGCCCGTCCGCCGACGCCCCGCCGTCCACGCCACCGTGGCCCGGGTCGATCATGACGGGCGGCGGCGCCTGGGCCTGCACCCGCCACCACGCCAGCACCGCGCCCAGCGCCATGAGCGCCGCCGCCCCGGCGGCCCCCCGCAGCAGGCGCCGGGGGAGCACCCACACCCGGGTTCGCACCGCCAATCCCCACCATGCTCCCCATCTGCACGTGGAGACTGTATGCCGTGCCAGCCGCTAGCATGCGCGGGACCGCTGCCCGGTACGCGAGGCGTGCGCGCGACCCGCCGTCCCTCTACGGCTTGCGCTGCCTGCCCGGCGTCCCTGCGGTCTGACGCTCCCGCTTGCGCGCCAGCAGCCGGGCGGCGGTGTCGCCCGGCGGGGCACCGCCGGCGCCCCGGGGGCCGGCCGGCTGCGCTCCGGCACCGGCGTGCGGCGCTCCGGTCTCCGGGCGCCCCCCTCCAGGCCCGCCCGGGGCTGCCGCGGACGGCTCCGAGCGGCCCGGAGGCGTCCCCGCCTCCAGAGGGGCCAGCCGGCGGAGGCGCCGGGCCTCGGCCCGGCTGCGGGCGGCCTGCAGGTGCCCGAGCGTGGGGGTGGCGGCACCGGCGGGGACGGATTCCGCCGGCTGCCACAGGCGCCGCCGGAGCCACGCCAGGGCGGCGGCGCGGTCCTCGGCGGTGAGGACCAGCCGCCGGCCGGCGACGTCCACGAACCAGAGCAGGGCGCCGGCCGCCAGCAGGGCCGGACCCAGCGGCCACGGCGCCCGCACGGGCGCGGGGCGTTCGGCGTGGAGCGCGGCGGGGTCCGTCAGCACGCGGCCGCCACCGGCGCGGGCGATCCGCTCCAGCCGGGCCCGGTCGACCCCCGTCTCCCGGAATTCGGCGGGGTAGGGCATCACCCAGCCGGCCTCGGCCCGCAGCGTGAGGCCGCCGGGGGCCTCCTGGACCGCGCGGGCCACGTAGGCGCCGGGCTCCAGCCCGGCCAGGGCCGCGCGGTAGGTGCCCGGCCCGGCGGGCCGCATCTCGACCTCCTGGCGCTGGCCCCCGGGTCCGATCACCGTCAGGTGGGTCGGCCGCACCTCGGTCCACCCCGCCTGTGCCTCGGCCACCACCTCCACGGTGCCGTCAGGCTGCGGCCGGGCGTGCAGGGTGAGTCCTCCCCCGGTGCCGCCGGGCAGGAGCCACGACAGCGCGTTGCCCCAGAGCGTCACGAAGGCCTGCGCCGACGCCCAGGACCCTGCCCAGCGGCCGCCGGCATCCGGCGTCCACGCCAGCGCCCGGCCGCTCCCGTACTGCCAGGCCGCCAGGACCGGGTCGCCCTCGGGGGAGACCAGGACCACCTCAGCCCGCTCCTTGGGCGTCGTCGCCACGTAGCCCTGAAGCGGCGGCACCTCCCGCAGCCCCTCCAGGAGCGGGCTCGGCGAGGCGGCCGCGGGGTAGAAGGTGCCGTCGACGATGAAGCTGCGGGTGGCAAGCGCCGTCTCCTTGGCGAAGATCTCGGGGATCGACGACGGGTCGGCGGTGAAGTAGTACCGCCCGCCGCCGGCGCGGGACAGCGCCTCAAGGAGCATCTGGTCGGCGTCGCTGCCCACGGCCACCCCGGAAAGGGTGATCCGGGCCTGGCGCATCGCCTCGATGAGCTGCGGGTAGTCGCCGGTGCTGCCGGAGCGGCCGTCGGTGAGCAGGATGATGTGCCGGAGGTCGGCGTCCACCGCCGCCAGGGCCTGGTAGGCCGCCATCAGGGCGGGGTAGATCTCGGTGCCCCCGTCGGCGTAGATGCTGCCGATCGCCTCGGCCAGCCCGGCCCCCTCCCCGACCGGCCGGGGCCCCACGACCCACTGGGGGACCGTGTCGAAGGCGAGGACGCCGACCGTGTCCCGGGGCCGGAGGAGCCGAACGCTCCGCAGCGCCGCCTCCTTGGCCAGGCCCATCTTGTCCGCCTCGCCGGCCCCGCCGCTCATGCTGCCGCTCTTGTCGATGACCACCACCAGCGCCAGGCGGGGCAGGCGGCCCCGGCCGCGCAGGTCCATGTAGACCGGCAGCGCTCGCTCCACGGGGGTACCGGCGTACCCGCCCAGGCCGTAGCTGTCCGGGCCGCCCACCATGGCCAGACCCCGGCCGAGGTCCCGGACGTAGGCCTCCAGGGCCTCCATCGCGCCCGGCGGCAGGGCGGTGGCGGGCACGTTGGCCAGGACGGCCGCCTCGTACGCCGCCCACCCCGCCAGGTCCTGCGGCACCGCGCCGGGGGAGAGGCGTTCCACGTCGCCCGCGCCGGCCGCCCGGAGGGCCGCGGTGAGGGCGCGGACCTCGGTGTCCCCGGGGGCCACCACCGCGACCCGCGGCGGCCCCCCCACCCGCTGCACGGCACCCAGGGCGTCGTTGGCGGACACGGGGTCGGCGGCGGGGTCGTCGGGCTCCCAGGCCACCCGGTAGCGATGCAGCCCCGCCGGTCCCACCGGCACTGCCACGGTGAGGGCCTGCAGACCGGGCGCCAGCCGGGCCTGGCGCTCGGCCACGAGCGCGCCGTCCCGGTACACGCGCAGCGTGCCGGCGGCGGCCGAGGCCGCCCGCACCCGCGCCACCAGGGTCGACTCCTCGCCCGCGTAGGCGACCTCCGGCAACTCCACGGCCTCCAGCCGCGTGTCCGCCGCCGGGGGCTCGCCCACGGGCACGACGTCGACACGCATCCCTGCGGCGGCGAGCGCCCGGGCGGCGGCCTCCGGGTCGGCCCCGGTCGCCCGGCCGTCGCTCACCAGCACCACGCGGCCGGCGAACCCGGCCGGCACGAGCGCGCCGGCCAGCTCGAGCCCGGCGGCGAGGTCGCTGCCGCCCGGGTCGACCCGGGCGCCCAGGCGGGAGAAGACGGGATCGGCCGCCGGGGCTTCCTCCACCGCCGCCGCTGCCCCCACGGCGACCACCGCGGCCCGGTCCCCCGGCGGCAGGGCGTCCAGCGCGCGGCGGGCCCACGCCTCCACCCGGTCCCGCACCGGCGCGGTACTGGCCGAGGCGTCCAGCACCAGCACGACTGTCTGCCGGCTGAGCCGGCGCACCAGCGCCGGCTCGGCCAGGGCGAGGCCGACGAGGAGGACGACCAGCCCCCGCACGGCGAGGTGGCGCAGCTGCCGCCGCCACGCTGCCCGGCCCGCCCGGCGGGCGGCCCGCAGCCAGGCCCGCCGGGCGGCCCAGACCCAGGCCAGCGCCGGCAAGAGGAGCAGCAGGCGGGCGGGGAACTGGAATTCAACGCTCACGGCCGTCCACCCACCATTCCACCAGCGCCACCCCGAGCGCGACCGCCGCCAGGGCCGGCCACAGCGGCCGCCGCGCCGCAGGCGCCGGCGCCGCCACGCCGCCGGGGCCGGGCAGGGTCACCGCCTGCCCGGTCAGGCGGGACTCCCGCGGGTCGTAACCGTTCACCGCCACCGGGTACTCGCGCTGGCCGCCGCCGGCGGCCGGTTCGCGCTGCACGGCCAGCCGCCAGAGGCCGGGGCGGTCCGGCACGAGCGGCCGGGGCGGCCAGGGCGGGGCCAGCTCTGTCCGCGTGCCGTCCGGGCTCACGGCCGATACTGCCCGCGCCAGGGGCAGCGGCGGCAGCGGCAGCGCCTCACCCGGCCGGAGGACCCCCCCGATGGCGTCGGGCCGCGGGGCCAGCCAGTCGACGAGGTTCGCCATGAGGACGGGGAAGGCGGGGCGAAGCCCCAGGTCCGAATCCTGGAGCCGGAAGGTCAGCACGGCCCGCCGGCCCGACCCCGCCTCCTGGATCGCCAGCAGGGGCCCTCCGTCCGAATCGACCACCGGCTCCCAGGCGTGGCCGGACCCCCGGGCC
Coding sequences:
- the thrS gene encoding threonine--tRNA ligase, with protein sequence MAQPEKQQGPEVGAGEIRVRLPDGSERLFPRGTTAAEVARSLGPRLARAALAAEIDGEVRDLSTPLQEDCSLRILTFADEEGRRVFRHSSAHLMAQAVKRLWPDAKLTVGPPLEDGFYYDIDMPQPISSDDFPRIEAEMARIVQEDLPIVREEVDREWAKRFFAERGEDYKVLLVDRIPEGEPVSIYRQGEFADLCVGPHVPSTGRLKAFKLLSVAGAYWEGDQRNKQLQRLYGTSFEKPADLDLYLRRLEEAKRRDHRRLGAELDLYAFKDEAPGFAFWLPKGYLLYRTLENWSREVQERRGYQEVRTPWIFHSRLYETSGHWQHYRQNMFLIRSEDEWFATKPMNCPGHCLLYKAEVRSYRDLPIKIAEYGPLSRYEVSGALHGLVRVRGFHQDDAHLFVREDQIEEQIREVLGIIEEIYGTLGLEYEVKLSTRPEDFMGEIETWNRAEAALAAALEKSGRPYKLNPGDGAFYGPKLDFDVTDALGRKWQCATIQLDFQLPEKFDLTYVDRDGREKRPVMIHRAVMGSIERFIGILTEHFAGTFPAWLAPEQVRVLPVAERHHEYAFRVAEELRARGLRADADLRNEKVGYKIREAEVKKVPFILVVGDREVDGGTVSVRRRGMQDLGAMLVGEFADLARREVAGKVLDDAARKATQLAQG
- a CDS encoding sodium-translocating pyrophosphatase, encoding MEQLAWLAPAAGALALLMAFFLASRVAQQDPGEPRMQEISQAIRQGAMAFLSREYRTLAIFVVALAVIIAVIGFLTPSEVMKPETAIAYVAGAVTSVLAGFIGMRVATLANVRTTQAARRGLAPALDVAFSGGSVMGFSVVGLGMLGLGVVYYLFQGDISVVSGFSLGASSVALFARVGGGIYTKAADVGADLVGKVEAGIPEDDPRNPAVIADNVGDNVGDVAGMGADLYESYVGSVVAAIAIAAEAATSQTPLPATLPLIIAAGGIVASIIGAFFVRAAGGNDPARALRAGTFASGILTLIAVFLISYLGYGDLRWFWATLAGLAAGIAIGLLSEYYTSAEYAPVKGIAEASQTGPATNIIAGLAVGMRSTAWPIVVIAAAILLAYTVAGGGAAGIFAIGLAGVGMLSTTATTVSVDAYGPIADNAGGIAEMSGLLPTVREITDTLDSVGNTTAAIGKGFAIGSAALTALALFSAYATAVKLHEVSLTDPRLVVGLFLGGMLPYLFSSMTMQAVGRAAFRMIEEVRRQFREIPGIMEGKAKPDYARCVDISTAAALREMVVPGLMAVVVPVAVGLWSKTALGGLLAGSLVSGVLLAIKMANAGGAWDNAKKYIEAGHYGGKRSDPHKAAVVGDTVGDPFKDTSGPSLNILLKLMSIVALVFSTLFTRM
- the ytxC gene encoding putative sporulation protein YtxC, whose product is MQTISIGTEHRAEEIIERLDEGLRSLRREGFDVRIGLHNRGRFTFLDCSVDPQGPDTEALLRHTVASALSDVIVDKWEKDLVRRMIHGQYCYFSREEQDRILDHADRNLGGEGATAGDRHSRSERKARILNQLREYLDQNSELVVEGFLHFRLRDYLEELEEAVDRAVDDFLTEREEREFVRLLRYFLDVQEPRVDEVHVRIRPGGSFSLVDPQGHTLRSEVLEQFVVEMVESEVSYEDLLISALITLAPRRVVIHGPVPPVWEGGVATLRGVFGDRVRDCTGCALCDLEVPKDRCPTC
- a CDS encoding N-acetylmuramoyl-L-alanine amidase family protein gives rise to the protein MRTRVWVLPRRLLRGAAGAAALMALGAVLAWWRVQAQAPPPVMIDPGHGGVDGGASADGLLEKAVTLDVALRLRRHLEAMGVPVRLTREGDEDLGGPLTRGRHRRDLAERVRRTHECGAALLVSLHANSSRDPTERGFLVFYQKDAPASRELAERLDRALAPLARRREPPIARTDLYVLRNCRPPAALVELGFLSNGADRARFRDEQHMERVAMALAFSIYEFYQSLIGTR
- a CDS encoding VWA domain-containing protein, whose product is MSVEFQFPARLLLLLPALAWVWAARRAWLRAARRAGRAAWRRQLRHLAVRGLVVLLVGLALAEPALVRRLSRQTVVLVLDASASTAPVRDRVEAWARRALDALPPGDRAAVVAVGAAAAVEEAPAADPVFSRLGARVDPGGSDLAAGLELAGALVPAGFAGRVVLVSDGRATGADPEAAARALAAAGMRVDVVPVGEPPAADTRLEAVELPEVAYAGEESTLVARVRAASAAAGTLRVYRDGALVAERQARLAPGLQALTVAVPVGPAGLHRYRVAWEPDDPAADPVSANDALGAVQRVGGPPRVAVVAPGDTEVRALTAALRAAGAGDVERLSPGAVPQDLAGWAAYEAAVLANVPATALPPGAMEALEAYVRDLGRGLAMVGGPDSYGLGGYAGTPVERALPVYMDLRGRGRLPRLALVVVIDKSGSMSGGAGEADKMGLAKEAALRSVRLLRPRDTVGVLAFDTVPQWVVGPRPVGEGAGLAEAIGSIYADGGTEIYPALMAAYQALAAVDADLRHIILLTDGRSGSTGDYPQLIEAMRQARITLSGVAVGSDADQMLLEALSRAGGGRYYFTADPSSIPEIFAKETALATRSFIVDGTFYPAAASPSPLLEGLREVPPLQGYVATTPKERAEVVLVSPEGDPVLAAWQYGSGRALAWTPDAGGRWAGSWASAQAFVTLWGNALSWLLPGGTGGGLTLHARPQPDGTVEVVAEAQAGWTEVRPTHLTVIGPGGQRQEVEMRPAGPGTYRAALAGLEPGAYVARAVQEAPGGLTLRAEAGWVMPYPAEFRETGVDRARLERIARAGGGRVLTDPAALHAERPAPVRAPWPLGPALLAAGALLWFVDVAGRRLVLTAEDRAAALAWLRRRLWQPAESVPAGAATPTLGHLQAARSRAEARRLRRLAPLEAGTPPGRSEPSAAAPGGPGGGRPETGAPHAGAGAQPAGPRGAGGAPPGDTAARLLARKRERQTAGTPGRQRKP